One region of Prinia subflava isolate CZ2003 ecotype Zambia chromosome 6, Cam_Psub_1.2, whole genome shotgun sequence genomic DNA includes:
- the FKBP7 gene encoding peptidyl-prolyl cis-trans isomerase FKBP7 isoform X1 gives MGRGLPLLLLALLAAPARPEGGTAAEEVQIEVLHLPDACSPKSKKGDLLNAHYDGFLASDGSKFYCSRTQNEGHPKWFVLGVGQVIKGLDIAMMNMCPGEKRKVTIPPSLAYGQQGYAQGKIPPNATLIFEIELYAVNKGPRSVEAFNQIDKDGDKKLSELEISQYLKEEFARDGKKRHPSAHDEILADIFKKNDHDRDGFISAKEYNVYQHDEL, from the exons ATGGGCCGTGGgttgcccctgctcctgctggcgCTGctggcggccccggcgcggcccgaGGGCGGCACGGCGGCGGAGGAGGTTCAGATAGAGGTGCTGCACCTCCCCGACGCCTGCAGCCCCAAGAGCAAGAAGGGCGACCTGCTGAACGCACACTATGACGGATTCCTGGCCAGCGACGGATCCAAGTTTTACTGCAG tcGGACGCAAAATGAAGGTCATCCAAAATGGTTTGTTCTGGGTGTTGGACAAGTCATAAAAGGCTTAGATATTGCTATGATGAATATGTGTCCTGGAGAAAAACGGAAAGTGACAATTCCTCCATCATTAGCATACGGACAGCAAGGATACG CACAGGGCAAGATTCCACCCAATGCAACGTTGATCTTTGAGATTGAACTTTATGCAGTAAATAAGGGACCTCGTAGTGTTGAAGCATTTAATCAAATAGACAAAGATGGTGACAAGAAACTCTCTGAACTTGAG aTAAGCCAGTATTTGAAAGAAGAATTTGCAAGAGATGGCAAAAAACGTCATCCCTCTGCCCATGATGAAATCTTAGCTGATATATTTAAGAAGAATGACCATGATAGAGATGGCTTCATATCAGCAAAGGAGTACAATGTCTACCAGCATGATGAACTCtaa
- the FKBP7 gene encoding peptidyl-prolyl cis-trans isomerase FKBP7 isoform X2 has protein sequence MFCSVAVQCSAFSGDASDEQKLPQALALTWPEGRTQNEGHPKWFVLGVGQVIKGLDIAMMNMCPGEKRKVTIPPSLAYGQQGYAQGKIPPNATLIFEIELYAVNKGPRSVEAFNQIDKDGDKKLSELEISQYLKEEFARDGKKRHPSAHDEILADIFKKNDHDRDGFISAKEYNVYQHDEL, from the exons ATGTTTTGCTCAGTTGCTGTTCAGTGTAGTGCCTTTTCTGGGGATGCCTCGGACGAGCAGAAGCTGCCTCAAGCACTGGCTCTCACCTGGCCCGAGGG tcGGACGCAAAATGAAGGTCATCCAAAATGGTTTGTTCTGGGTGTTGGACAAGTCATAAAAGGCTTAGATATTGCTATGATGAATATGTGTCCTGGAGAAAAACGGAAAGTGACAATTCCTCCATCATTAGCATACGGACAGCAAGGATACG CACAGGGCAAGATTCCACCCAATGCAACGTTGATCTTTGAGATTGAACTTTATGCAGTAAATAAGGGACCTCGTAGTGTTGAAGCATTTAATCAAATAGACAAAGATGGTGACAAGAAACTCTCTGAACTTGAG aTAAGCCAGTATTTGAAAGAAGAATTTGCAAGAGATGGCAAAAAACGTCATCCCTCTGCCCATGATGAAATCTTAGCTGATATATTTAAGAAGAATGACCATGATAGAGATGGCTTCATATCAGCAAAGGAGTACAATGTCTACCAGCATGATGAACTCtaa
- the PJVK gene encoding pejvakin isoform X2, producing the protein MFAAATKNFVKQVGDGGRLIPVPSLSEADRYQPLSLVIKKRKCSLSKKSKFASTPFTLKDILQGEKEISAGISSYQLLNYEDKSDVSLNGRKGNQIMNDVGFDVAGSDSIAFKASFGIVTKHEVEVPTLLKELTTRKINFDHCLVHQSRKSRMEILCVVMESIRTTRQCSLTVHTGMRGETMRFHIIEDQNNKGRDKAIVFPAHTTIAFSVFELYIHLDGNFDKGVVEIVANSDPYLEDLFADYYEKAASMTDLSTSYLRDGSHIRINLLNNNIPKGPCVLCGMGSSKRETVYGCLECSFNGQKYVRLHAVPCFDLWHKRMK; encoded by the exons ATGTTTGCTGCTGCAACCAAAAACTTTGTTAAACAGGTTGGTGATGGAGGAAGATTAATTCCAGTGCCCAGTCTCAGTGAAGCTGACAGATACCAACCTCTGAGCcttgtgattaaaaaaagaaaatgttcactttcaaaaaaatctaaatttgcTTCAACACCTTTCACATTAAAAGACATTCTTCAAGGGGAGAAAGAAATTTCTGCAG GTATATCATCTTACCAGTTGCTCAACTATGAAGACAAATCAGATGTTTCGCTTAATGGCAGAAAAGGAAATCAGATAATGAACGATGTTGGTTTTGATGTTGCTGGATCAGATTCTATTGCCTTTAAAGCTTCATTTGGCATAGTGACCAAACATGAAGTTGAAGTACCAACATTACTTAAAGAACTTACTACAAG aaaaataaactttgatCATTGTCTAGTCCATCAATCAAGAAAAAGTAGGATGGAAATTTTGTGTGTGGTCATGGAAAGTATTCGAACTACAAGGCAGTGCTCCTTAACTGTCCATACTGGAATGCGTGGAGAGACTATGAGG TTTCACATAATTGAAGATCAGAATAATAAAGGGCGGGACAAAGCCATTGTTTTTCCTGCACATACAACTATTGCTTTTAGTGTATTTGAACTCTACATTCATTTGGATGGTAATTTCG ATAAAGGAGTAGTGGAAATCGTTGCTAACTCTGATCCTTACTTGGAGGACCTTTTTGCAGATTATTATGAAAAAGCTGCAAGCATGACTGATCTCTCTACAAGCTATCTCAGAGACGGTTCTCATATCCGAATTAATTTACTTAATAACAACATCCCCAAAGGCCCCTGTGTCCTTTGTGGAATGGGAAGTTCTAAAAGGGAGACAGTCTATGGATGCCTGGAGTGCTCTTTTAATGGACAGAAGTATGTACGACTGCATGCCGTGCCCTGTTTTGACCTCTGGCACAAGAGAATGAAGTAA
- the PJVK gene encoding pejvakin isoform X1, with protein sequence MFAAATKNFVKQVGDGGRLIPVPSLSEADRYQPLSLVIKKRKCSLSKKSKFASTPFTLKDILQGEKEISAGISSYQLLNYEDKSDVSLNGRKGNQIMNDVGFDVAGSDSIAFKASFGIVTKHEVEVPTLLKELTTRKINFDHCLVHQSRKSRMEILCVVMESIRTTRQCSLTVHTGMRGETMRFHIIEDQNNKGRDKAIVFPAHTTIAFSVFELYIHLDGNFELCVTPIAKGGFEREKSGSSSLTKLRRLKNNLFHRNKGVVEIVANSDPYLEDLFADYYEKAASMTDLSTSYLRDGSHIRINLLNNNIPKGPCVLCGMGSSKRETVYGCLECSFNGQKYVRLHAVPCFDLWHKRMK encoded by the exons ATGTTTGCTGCTGCAACCAAAAACTTTGTTAAACAGGTTGGTGATGGAGGAAGATTAATTCCAGTGCCCAGTCTCAGTGAAGCTGACAGATACCAACCTCTGAGCcttgtgattaaaaaaagaaaatgttcactttcaaaaaaatctaaatttgcTTCAACACCTTTCACATTAAAAGACATTCTTCAAGGGGAGAAAGAAATTTCTGCAG GTATATCATCTTACCAGTTGCTCAACTATGAAGACAAATCAGATGTTTCGCTTAATGGCAGAAAAGGAAATCAGATAATGAACGATGTTGGTTTTGATGTTGCTGGATCAGATTCTATTGCCTTTAAAGCTTCATTTGGCATAGTGACCAAACATGAAGTTGAAGTACCAACATTACTTAAAGAACTTACTACAAG aaaaataaactttgatCATTGTCTAGTCCATCAATCAAGAAAAAGTAGGATGGAAATTTTGTGTGTGGTCATGGAAAGTATTCGAACTACAAGGCAGTGCTCCTTAACTGTCCATACTGGAATGCGTGGAGAGACTATGAGG TTTCACATAATTGAAGATCAGAATAATAAAGGGCGGGACAAAGCCATTGTTTTTCCTGCACATACAACTATTGCTTTTAGTGTATTTGAACTCTACATTCATTTGGATGGTAATTTCG AACTCTGTGTGACTCCAATTGCAAAAGGAGGATTTGAAAGAGAGAAATCTGGATCATCTTCACTGACCAAATTAAGGAGATTAAAGAATAATTTGTTTCATCGAA ATAAAGGAGTAGTGGAAATCGTTGCTAACTCTGATCCTTACTTGGAGGACCTTTTTGCAGATTATTATGAAAAAGCTGCAAGCATGACTGATCTCTCTACAAGCTATCTCAGAGACGGTTCTCATATCCGAATTAATTTACTTAATAACAACATCCCCAAAGGCCCCTGTGTCCTTTGTGGAATGGGAAGTTCTAAAAGGGAGACAGTCTATGGATGCCTGGAGTGCTCTTTTAATGGACAGAAGTATGTACGACTGCATGCCGTGCCCTGTTTTGACCTCTGGCACAAGAGAATGAAGTAA